In Streptomyces rapamycinicus NRRL 5491, the genomic stretch CACCGGCCTCGTCCTGGACTCCCCGGTGCTCGACTGGCAGGCGACCCTGCGCGCCCTCGCCGCGGCCCGCGGCATCCCCGCGCCGCTGCTCCCGCTCGCCCTGCGCGCCGCCGAGGGGCGCACCGGACTCCACGACAGCAGGCTCCCGGAGGTGGCCGACCCGGAGCGGCTGTCGGTGCCCACGCTCGTCGCCCACGGCCCCGACGACACCCTCGCGCCCTGGCACGTCTCGCGCGAATTCGTCGACCGCCGACGGGATCTGGTGACCCTTCACACGGTGCGGCAGGCCCCGCACGCGGCCATGTGGAACGCGGACCCCGAGGCGTACGAGGAGGCGCTGCGGCGCTTTCTGGTACCGCTCCTGTAACACCCGTAAGGCGCTCTCCCGCGCCGCCCGACCTCCCGTAGCGCCCGTAAGGCGATCGCGAAAGCGCGTGCGGGGCGGCGCGGGAAGCGTTCGCGGGGCGGCGGCGGAAGCGTCCGTAAGATGGCGTGAACCCTTCGCGGCGACCGCCGGACGGGTGCCGATTGGGCTTTCGGGCCGTCAACGGCGAGACTGCTTCCGTGACGTCCCGTACTCCGCGCGACTCCCGGCTCCGACTTGTCCGTAACCGGCCGATGGCCACGGCCCGCCGGCCCGCGGTGAACCGCGGCTCAAGACCGGCGCCCCGTCCGCCGGAGGGCACTCCGCCGCCGTCGGAGCTGGCCCGGCAGGCCCGGGCGGGGCTCACCGGGGCCGTGGCGATCGCCCACTGGGCCGCGGCCGAGCACGGCGCGCCCGGCGCGCTGTCCGACGAGGCCGCCGCCCGCGCCACCGAGGCGCTCGGGGTGAGCGAGCGGGAGGTGCGGACCGACTGGGACCGCGCCCGCCTCATCGGCCTCATCGAGCACCACGCGGGCACCACCCGCCCCGGCTGGCGGCTCCAGGCGTGGGACCGGGACGACAGCGCCGTGCTGCGGGGCTGGGTCGCGCTCCTGGACGCGTGGTCCCTGGCCTGCCCCGCCCCCGAGACGGCCGAGCCGACGGCGGTCGCGGAGGTCGTCGAGGCCGTACCGCAGCTGCTCTCCCTGCTGCAGCTCTCGGCCGGTCCCATGCCGATCTCGACCCTGCTGGACATGCTCCGGCAGCGGGTCGCCGAGCTGCGCACCGAGCGGTGCGAGGTCCCCCAGGAGGTCACGGAGGACCGGGAGCCCGCGGAGGACGCCGGGGGCGACGGGGGCGCCGCGAGCGCCGACGACACCAAGGACGCCGAGGACGCCGCCACGCTGGAGGGGCTGCTCGACTGGGCCCTGGCCGCCCTCTCGTCCGTCGGGGCGCTCACGGTGCGGGAGGAACCCCAGGACGGGCCGGAGGGGCCGGAGAGCGCCGGGAGCGCGGCCGACGACGCCAAGGGCGACCGCCGGGAGGCCGAGCTGACCGCGCTCGGCAACTGGGCGGTGTGGGTCAAGCTGGAGCAGATCTGCGTCGCAGCCCAGAGCCCGGCCGGGAACATCGAGCAGCACGCCGCCGACATGCTGCGCGGCTGTGCGGGCCTGACCCCGGGCCCCGCCCGCGCCGAGTACCGGGCCTGGCTGGCCGCCCGCCCCGTCGGCAGCGCCGTCGTCGAGCTCATCGACGCGGCGCGCGGCGACGACGCGCTGCTGCGCGGGCTCGCCTTCGAGGCGCTGCGCGTCGTCGGGGCGCCCGCCGAGCCCAATGTGCGGGCCGTCGCCGACGAATCGTGTCTGCGGCCGTACGCGCTCCTGTGGCTCGCCGAGCACGAGGGCGCCGACCCGGACGAGGCGCTGGACGCGCTCACCCGCGAGGAGGCCACCTGGCTGTGGGTGGACACCGCCGCGGCCATCTCCGACCACGGGGAGAGCCCGCTGCTCGTCCGCCACCTGGAGTCCGCCGTCCAGGGCACCGTGCCCGCGCTGCTGGCGGAGGTACGGGCCGTGGGGCACCCCCGCACCGTGCAGGTCCTGGTGGCGCTGGCCGCGGCCCACCCCGATCCGGCCCTGGCCAAGGCTGTGCGCCGGGCGGCCTTCCAGGTGCACACGGGCGGGGCCTGAGGGACGGGCGGCCGGGGGGAAAGCCGGGGGGCTAAAGCCGGGGGATTAACGACTTGCCCGCCCCGCTAAACTAGCCCCATGGCAATTCTCCTCGTGCATTAGACGGCGTCGGCCGCCCTCGTCCGTCCCGTCCGCCGTCCACCCTGCCCAGGAGTAATTCCCGTGATCACCGCCTCCGGCGTCGAGCTGCGTGCCGGCGCCCGTGTCCTCATCGAGTCCGCTTCCTTCCGTATCGCCAAGGGCGACCGCATCGGTCTGGTCGGCCGCAACGGCGCGGGCAAGACCACGCTCACCAAGTGTCTGGCCGGTGAGGGCATCCCGGCCGGCGGCACCATCACCCGCTCCGGTCAGGTCGGCTACCTCCCGCAGGACCCGCGCACCGGCGACCTCGACGTCCTCGCCCGCGACCGCATCCTCTCGGCCCGCGAGCTCGACTCCGTGCTCCGCAAGATGCGCGAGAACGAGGACCGGATGGCCAACGGCAAGGGCGCCACCCGCGAGCGCGCGATGAAGAAGTACGAGCGCCTGGAGACCGAGTTCCTCACCAAGGGCGGATACGCCGCCGAGGCGGAGGCCGCGACCATCGCCGCCAGCCTCGGCCTGCCGGACCGGGTGCTCGGCCAGCCGCTCCATACGCTCTCCGGCGGTCAGCGGCGCCGGGTCGAGCTGGCCAGGATCCTCTTCTCGGACTCCGACATCCTGCTGCTGGACGAGCCCACCAACCACCTCGACGCCGACTCGATCACCTGGCTGCGGGACTATCTGAAGACCTACAGCGGCGGCTTCATCGTCATCTCCCACGATGCCGACCTCGTCGAGACGGTGGTCAACAAGGTCTTCTACCTCGACGCCAACCGCTCGGTGATCGACGTCTACAACATGGGCTGGAAGCTCTACCAGGCCCAGCGCGAGGCCGACGAGAAGCGCCGCAAGCGCGAGCGCGCCAACGCCGAGAAGAAGGCCGCCGCGCTCAACTCGCAGGCCGACAAGATGCGCGCCAAGGCCACCAAGACGGTCGCCGCGCAGAACATGGCCCGCCGCGCCGAGAAGCTGCTGTCCGGTCTGGAGGCGGTGCGGCAGTCCGACAAGGTCGCCAAGCTGCGATTCCCGGACCCCGCCCCGTGCGGCAAGACCCCGTTGACCGCCGAGGGCCTGTCGAAGTCGTACGGCTCCCTGGAGATCTTCACCGATGTCAACCTGGCCGTCGACAAGGGGTCCCGGGTCGTCATCCTCGGGCTGAACGGCGCCGGTAAGACGACCTTGCTGCGGCTGCTGGCCGGGGTCGAGACGCCGGACACCGGCCAGGTGACCCCCGGACACGGGCTGAAGCTGGGTTACTACGCGCAGGAGCACGAGACGCTCGACCCGGAGCGCACCGTCCTGGAGAACATGCGCTCAGCCGCCCCGGATCTCGACCTGGTCGACATCCGTAAGACGCTCGGGTCCTTCCTGTTCTCCGGCGACGACGTGGACAAGCCGGCCCGGGTGCTCTCCGGTGGTGAGAAGACCCGGCTGGCGCTGGCCACCCTGGTGGTCTCGTCGGCCAATGTGCTGCTGCTGGACGAGCCCACCAACAACCTCGACCTGGCCAGCCGTGGGGAGATCCTCGGCGCGCTGCGCACCTTCGCGGGTGCGGTGGTCCTGGTGACCCACGACGAGGGCGCCGTCGAGGCGCTGCAGCCGGAGCGGATCATTCTGCTTCCGGACGGTGTCGAGGATCTTTGGGGCCAGGACTACGCGGACCTCGTCGCGCTCGCCTGACGAGGCCAGACGGCGGGCGGGGTGGGCCCGGCGGAGCGCCGGGGGTGGCGTTCCGGACGCCGCCCCAAGAGTCCGGTTCCTCCGGTCCGACCCCCTTCCCGTAGATCATTCGGCCTAGGCGTGATCCATCATCTGAGTGAGAACGGCTGGTATCGCGGCGCGTCGTGGGCCACCGGCGCACACCACGTGCCGTGCGCCGGTCCGGATGTCTGCGACGTAGCTCACGTATGCCCTGACCTGCCTCTTCGCCGATGAAGACGAAAGAGTGTCAGGTTGAACAGCGCCGGAATCCTTGCTTCCGAAGGTCGTCGCGCCGCGATTTCCCGCAATCCTTCATCCACAGACCTTGCCGAATGGGTGGCCAGGAAGGCCTGTAGGGGTGATCATGAGAGTCCAGAGCGCACTTCCCATGAGGAGGCACGGGTGGCCGAGACTCTGAAGAAGGGCAGCCGGGTGACCGGCGCCGCGCGCGAAAAGCTCGCGGCAGACCTGAAGAAGAAGTACGACTCCGGGGCGAGCATCCGGGCGCTGGCCGAGGAGACCGGCCGTTCCTACGGATTCGTTCACCGGATGCTCAGCGAATCCGGAGTTTCCCTACGGGGACGCGGCGGTGCGACGCGAGGCAAGAAGACCGCCTCGGCCTGATCGCCCGTATGCTCCATCACCATCAGCAGGTAGGGACAGGGGTGCCACCCGGCTGATCGTCGGTTCGGCCGGGTGGTTACTGTGCAGTCACTTGTACTGACCGCACCCGACCGGAGGCCCCTGTGACCCTGCTCGACAAGGACGGCGTTCAGCTCACCGTCGATGACACGGTCGCCACGGTGACCCTGAACAACCCGGCGAAGCGCAACGCCCAGTCGCCCGCCTTGTGGCGGGCGCTGGCCGAGGCCGGAAAGCTGGTGCCGGGCACCGTGCGCGTCGTGGTGCTGCGCGCCGAGGGCAAGTCCTTCTCGGCGGGCCTGGACCGTCAGGCGTTCACGCCCGAGGGGTTCGACGGCGAGCCGTCGTTCCTCGACATGGCGCGCGGTTCCGACAGCGAGCTGGACGCGACCATCGCCGGGTACCAGGAGGCGTTCACCTGGTGGCGGCGGAACGACATCGTGTCGATCGCCGCCGTCCAGGGCCATGCCGTCGGGGCCGGTTTCCAGCTTGCGCTCGCCTGCGACCTGCGGGTCTGCGTGGACGACGCACAGTTCGCCATGCGCGAGACCAGCCTCGGGCTGGTGCCGGACCTCACCGGAACCCATCCGCTGGTCGGGCTGGTGGGGTACGCCCGTGCGCTGGAGATCTGCGCGACCGGGCGCTTCGTCCACGCCGAGGAGGCCGAGCGGACCGGGCTGGCCAATCTCGTGGTGCCCGCCGCCGAGTTCGACGGCGCGGTCCAGGACCTGGCGGCGGCCCTGCTTGCCGCGCCCCGCGACGCCTTGGTCGAGACCAAGGCGCTGCTGCGGGGCGCCGTGGACCGCACCTACGAGGAGCAGCGCGCCGCCGAGCGTGCCGCCCAGGCACGCCGGCTGCGCGACCTGGCGGGGCTGACGGACTGAGCGCTCCGCGCTCCGCCGGGAGTGCCGTGACGTCTTGCCGCCATGCCGTCATGTGCCGTCTTGCCGCCATGCCGTCATGTGCCGTCTTGCCGTCTTGTGCCGTGTTGCCGTCGATCGTCTGCGGCGCCGTCGTGGCTGATCGCGCCCCGCGGCGGAGCCGCAGGGTGATACGGCCCCGTGCCCCTTCGGGGTGCGAGCGCCCCGTCACGCCATCCGCTGCGGCTCCACCGACGGCACCGCCTCCAGCACCAGCACCGCCAGATCGTCGTCGATCGGCTCGGGGCTGAAGTCATGAGTGGCGCGCCGCACCCGCTCCGCGACCGCCTTGGCGCCCAGCCCCACACAGTCCCGCAGGATGTCCGACAGGCCGTCGTCGTCATCCAGCTGGCGCAGGCCGTTGCGCCGCTCGGTCACCCCGTCGGTGACGCACAGCAGCGTCTCACCGGGTCCCAGGGCCAGTCTGTCGGCGTGGAAGTCCGGGTTCTCGTCGATGCCGAGAAGCATCTGCGGGGAGGCGGCGGGCGCCACCGCGCCCTGGGTGGTCAGCCGCAGCGGCAGCGGATGGCCGGCGCTCGCCAGGGTGCAGCGGGCGCCGCCCCCGGCCGGGTCCGGCTCCAGCTCCCCGTAGAGCAGGCTCAGGAAGCGCGGCGGGGACTGCTCGCCGTCGATCTCCGCCGCCTCCGCGTCCTCCTCCACCAGCGCCTGGTTCAGCCGGTTGAGCACCGACTCCACCCCATGGCCCTCGCGGGCCAGCAGCCGCACCAGATGGCGGGCCAGCCCGGTGACCGACATCGCCTCCGGGTCGCTGCCCTGGACGTCGCCCAGCAGGAAGCACCAGCGGCGGTCGCCCATGGGGAACAGGTCGTAGAAGTCGCCGCCGACGGTCTGCCCCTCGCCGTGCGGCTCGTAGACGATCGCCGTGTCCACCCCCGGGATATGGGCGAGCGACATGGGCAGCTGGCGGCGCTGGAGCGCCCGGCTGATCGTCGCCTGGCGGGTGTACTGCCGGGCCGTGGCCACGGCCTGGGCCACCCGCCGCGCCACGTCCTCCGAGAGCCGCACCACGCCCTCCGCCATGCGGGGCACGCCCGCCCGGCCGAGCAGCAGGACGCCGTGGCTGCGGCCGTGTGCGATCAGCGGGAAGCACACCGCCGATCCGCCCACCCCCTGGCTGTCCGCGACCCCGGGCCAGGGCCAGGAGGTGCCCGCCGAGCCGAGCCCGGTGGGCGGCGGATGCCGCTCCAGCGAGACGCGGAGCGCGCCGATGCGGTGCTCATTGCTGTGCCAGACGCGGGCGAGCTGGAGCGCGCCGCTCTCGGTGGTCAGCCAGACCGCGCACCAGTCGGCCAGCCGCGGCACCAGGAGCTGCCCGGCGAGGGCGGCCACCATGTTCTCGTCGAGCTGACCGGTGAGGAGTTCGCTGGCCTCGGCGAGGAAGGACGGTCCGCCGCGGTCCACCCAATCGGCGGTCGGATCGCGCTGCTCACGCGGTGTGATGGGGGCCAGGGTCTCGGCGAACCGCAGCTCGCGCCCGAGCGCGCTGGTGGGGACGGCGTCGAACTCGGTCCCCGCCCGCTCGGCGTCCAGCCGGAACCAGACCGCCTTACGGGTGCGGTGATAGGTCACGCCCCAGGATTCGGCGAGCGCCCCGATCAGCTGGAGCCCGCGGCCGCGGCCCCGGCGCTGGGTCTCGGGCCCTCCGTAGACGGTGCTGGCGGGGTGGAGGTCCGCCACCTCGATGACGATCCCCGGCCGCCTCGGCACATCCCTCGGCACATCGTCCGGGCCGCTCGTCTCCTCGGGCCCCAGGGGGCCGTCCTCCGGCCCGTAGCCCTCCCCGCCGTCGCCGGGCTGGAGCCGGCAGACCACCTCGACCCGGGTGCCCGCGTGCAGCACGGCATTGGTGACCAGCTCGCTCACCAGCAGCACCGCGTCGTCGATCGACCGCTCGTCGAGGGTGATCGGGGCGAACACCTCCGCCGCGCTCCGTCCCGTGAGCGCCGTACGGATGAAGGCGCGTGCCGCGCCGGGCGCGCGCACGCTGCCGGGCAGCGTCGTCCGCGAGACGGACTCACGCGCGAGAGGAAACAAGGCTCCCACGTGCGGCTCCAGGGCAATACAGGCGGTTTAGGCCATCTAGGTGCCATATTATGACAGACAGGGGGATATGAATGATCTTTAAGGGACGACGCCATGGCTCTCGACCCGATCACCACCGACACTTCCCCGGCCCTGCCCGTGGAATGTCCGGAAAACGCCCGGCCCTCCGGCCCGGCGCGCGGTGCGGAGACCGCGTCCGCGGCCGAGCTGCGGTCCCTGCTGGCGGCGATGAACGCCCTGTGCGACGGCGACTTCACCGTCCGCGCGGACACCTCGGCCGAGGGTCTGGTCGGCGAGATGGCCGGGGTCTTCAACCAGCTCGCGATGCGCAACGCTCATCTGTCCGGTGAGCTGCACCGGGTGCGCCGCGAGGTGGCGCGCCAGGGCAGGCTGGACGAGCGGATCACCGCGAGCCCCGGCCCGGGGGCCTGGGCCACCAACGTGGACGCGGCCAATCAGCTGGTGGACGCCCTGGTCGGCCCGGTGTCCAACGCCACGCGGGTGCTCGACGCGATCGCGTCCGGCGATCTGACCCAGCGGGTGGATCTGCACGACGGCAACCGCCAGCTCCGCGGCGATCTGCGGCGGCTGGGGCGCGGGGTGAACCGCACGGTGGACCAGCTGTCGCTGTTCACCGGCGAGCTGACCCGGATCGCCCGCGAGGTCGGCACCGAGGGGCGGCTGGGCGGCCGCGCCAAGGTGCAGGGGCTCTCCGGCGACTGGCGCATGGTCACCGAGGCCGTCAACACCATGGCCTCCCGGCTCACCGCGCAGGTCCGTGACATCGCCGAGGTGACCACGGCGGTCGCCCGCGGTGACCTCACCCGCCAGGTGACGGTCGAGGCCACCGGTGAGCTGCTGGAGCTCAAGCTGACCGTGAACACCATGGTCGACCAGCTGGGCGCGTTCGCCGACGAGGTGACGCGGGTGGCGCGCGAGGTGGGCACCGAGGGCGAGCTGGGCGGCCGGGCCCAGGTCCGCGGCGTCTCCGGGGTGTGGAAGGACCTTACGGACAGCGTCAACTTCATGGCGTCCAACCTGACCTCCCAGGTCCGCAACATCGCCCAGGTGACCACGGCCGTCGCCACCGGTGATCTCTCGCAGAAGATCACCGTGGATGCGAGGGGCGAGATCCTCCAGCTCAAGTCGACGATCAACACCATGGTCGACCAGCTCTCCGCCTTCGCCGACGAGGTGACGCGAGTGGCCCGCGAGGTCGGCACCGAGGGCCGGCTGGGCGGCCGGGCCCAGGTCCGCGGCGTCTCCGGGGTCTGGAAGGACCTTACGCAGAACGTCAACTTCATGGCGGACAACCTCACCTCCCAGGTCCGCAACATCGCCCAGGTCGCCACCGCCGTGGCGGAGGGCGATCTGAGCAAGACGATCACGGTGGAGGCCAAGGGCGAGATCCTGGAGGTGAAGTCGACGATCAACACCATGGTGGACCGGCTGTCGTCCTTCGCCGACGAGGTGACCCGAGTGGCCCGCGAGGTGGGCACCGAGGGCAACCTCGGCGGTCAGGCCCAGGTCCGCGGCGTCTCCGGGGTCTGGCGGGACCTCACCGAGAACGTCAACTTCATGGCCCTGAACCTGACCTCCCAGGTCCGCAACATCGCCCAGGTCACCACGGCGGTCGCCAACGGCGATCTGTCGAAGAAGATCACGGTCGATGCCCGGGGCGAGATCCTGGAGCTCAAGGACACCGTGAACACCATGGTCCAGCAGCTGCGCTCGTTCGCCGACGAGGTCACCCGGGTGGCCCGCGAGGTCGGCACCGAGGGCCAGCTGGGCGGCCGGGCCGGAGTGCCGGGCGTGTCCGGGGTCTGGAAGGACCTTACGGACAACGTGAACTTCATGGCGTCCAACCTGACGTCCCAGGTCCGCAATATCGCGCAGGTCGCGACCGCGGTGGCGGAGGGCGATCTGAGCAAGAAGATCGACGTCGACGCGCGCGGCGAGATCCTCGAGCTGAAGACCACCATCAACACCATGGTCGACACGCTCTCCTCGTTCTCCGACGAGGTGACGCGGGTGGCCCGCGAGGTCGGCAGCGAGGGCCGGCTGGGCGGCCAGGCCCGGGTCGAGGGCGTCTACGGCACCTGGAAGCGGCTGACCACCGGCGTGAACGAGCTGGCCCTCAACCTGACGACCCAGGTGCGCGCGATCGCCGAGGTCGCGTCCGCCGTCGCCCAGGGCGATATGTCCGGGTCCATCTCGGTCGAGGCGCAGGGCGAGGTCGCCGCGCTCAAGAACAACGTCAATCTGATGGTCGCCAACCTCCGCGAGACCACCCGTGCGAAGGACTGGCTGGAGTCCAACCTGGCCCGTATCGCCTCCCTGATGCAGGGCCACCGCGATCTGGTCGAGGTCGCCGATCTGATCCTGAGCGAGCTGACCCCGCTGGTCAACGCGCAGTTCGGGGCGTTCTTCCTCAGCGCGGCCGGTGCCAGGCCCGGTGAGGGGCTCGAGCTCATCGCCGGATACGGCACCGACCAGGACGCGGTCCGGGGCGACGGCCAGACGCCGCGGACCGGCCCCCGGGGCCGCGGGCTGGTCGCCCAGGCGGCGGTGGAGAAGAAGCGGATCCTCATCAACGACGTCCCGCCCGACTACATCACCATCGACTCCGGGCTGGGCTCCGCGCTCCCGGCCAGCGTGGTGATCCTGCCGATCCTCTACGAGGACCAGGTGCTCGGAGTGATCGAGCTGGCCTCGTTCAGCCGGTTCAGTGAGGTCCACCTGGCCTTCGTCGACCGGTTCGTCAACACCATCGGCGTCTCGATCAACACCATCATCGCCAACGCCCGCACCGAGTCGCTGCTCTCCGAGTCCCAGCGGCTCACCACCGAGCTGCGCCAGCGCTCCAACGAGCTGCAGCGCTCCAACGCGGAGCTGGAGGAGAAGGCCGCGCTGCTGGCGACCGCCTCCCAGTACAAGTCCGAGTTCCTGGCCAATATGTCGCATGAGCTGCGCACCCCGCTGAACTCGCTGCTCATCCTGGCCCGGCTGCTCGCCGACAACCCCGAGGACCGGCTGTCCCCCCAGGAGGTGCAGTTCGCCGCCACCATCCACCGCTCCGGCTCCGATCTGCTCCAGCTGATCAACGACATCCTGGATCTGTCGAAGATCGAGGCGGGCCGGATGGACGTCCGGCCCAAGAAGCTGCCGCTGGTCAAGATCCTCGACTATGTGAACGCCACCTTCCGGCCGCTCGCCGTCGACCGGGGCCTGTCGTTCGAGATCGCGGTCGGCGAGGACGTACCGCGCGAGATGTTCTCCGACGAGCAGCGGCTCCAGCAGATCCTGCGCAATCTGCTCTCCAACGCCCTGAAGTTCACCTCGTCGGGCGGGGTGACGCTGCGCGTCGAGCGCACCCCGGGAGCGGAGTTCGAGGAGGAGGCGCTGCGGGCCGCGGACGCCGTCATCGCGTTCTCCGTGACCGACACCGGTATCGGCATCCCGCCGGAGAAGCTGCCGGTGATCTTCGAGGCGTTCCAGCAGTCCGACGGCACCACCAGCCGGAAGTACGGCGGGACGGGCCTCGGCCTGTCCATCAGCCGGGAGATCGCCGGAATGCTCGGCGGCCGGATCGTGGCCAAGAGCGAACTGGGCGTCGGCTCCCGCTTCACGCTCTACGTCCCGGCGCACTACAGCGGCGTCGCCCCGGCCCCCGACCCCTCGGACCCCAGGGCCACCGGCTCCACCGTCCCGGCGGTCGCCCCCGCCTCGGACGAGACGCTGCCGGACACCGCCGACCACGCCCCGAGCGGGCCCTCCGGCGAGGCGGACAGCCTGGTCGCCAGCAGGCTCGCCAGCCGGGCCCCGGGCGGCGGGGCGGGGGTCGAGGCCGGGAGCGAGGGGGAGACCGAGTACGAGGGCGAGGACCAGGACGACGGCTGGCCGGGCACCACCCGGCTCAAGGAGTGGCAGCGCGGACGCCCCGGCCAGGTGCTGCACGGCCGCCGCATCCTGATCGTCGACGACGACATCCGGAACGTCTTCGCGCTCACGCATGTGCTGGGCCGGGTCGGCATGACGGTGAAGTACGCGGAGAACGGCCGCGAGGGGCTGGAGGTGCTGCACCGCAACCCGGACGTCTCACTGGTCCTGATGGACGTGATGATGCCGGAGATGGACGGGTACGAGACGATCCGGGCCATCCGGAGCACACCGCGTCTGGCCGATTTGCCGATCCTCGCCCTCACCGCGAAGGTCATGCCCGGCGACCGGGAGAAGGCCATCGACAGCGGCGCCAATGGCTATGTCTCCAAGCCCGTGGACGTCGACCGGCTGATGTCGGCGATCCTCGACCTGCTCGATCCGGACGCTGAGGTGGGGGAGTCGGGCGAGCCGGGACGGGCGGGCGAGTCCGGGAGCGATGACGCCACGTCCGACGGTGACACCGCCGTGTCCGGAGAGGGCGTGTCCGGAAAGGGCGCCGCGCCCGCCGAGACCGGTCCGCCGAGGCCGAGGCAGGGGGAGCGATGACTACGAGCGTGTCCGAGAAGGCCGGAATCCTCATCGTCGACGACATGGAGGAGAACCTGATCGCGCTGGAGGCGGTCCTCGGCCCGCTCGATCAGCAGCTCGTCCGCGCCCGCTCCGGCGAGGAGGCGCTGAAGGCCATGCTGCGGCAGGACTTCGCCGTCGTTCTGCTCGACGTGCTGATGCCGGGCATGGACGGCTTCGAGACCGCCGCCAACATCAAGCGGCTCGACCAGACCAAGGACGTCCCGATCATCCTGCTGACCGGGACCGACGCCGACTCCGACTACGCCTACCGGGGCTATGCGATCGGCGCCGCCGACTTCCTCATCAAGCCCTTCGACCCCTGGCTGCTGCGGACGAAGGTCAATGTGTTCCTGGAGATGCACCGCAAGAACCGCCGGCTCGAGGCGCGGACCGAGCAGCTGTCCGACCGGGTCGAGGAGCTGGAGCGCACGGTCGAGGGGTTGCGGAAGTACGTCGAGGAGTGACCGGCCGGGGCCGGGCTCCGGTCAGAAGTCCACGGCCGTGACGAGGACCGCCACCGTGGGCGGCTGGTCTCCCGGCGCCGGGGCGGTCTGTGCCACCGCCGTTCGTACCGCCCTCGCCACATCCACGGCGCGGTGATCCGCCGACACGGCCAGCTCGATCCGGATGTGCGCCCCCTCGATCCGCACGGCCCGGGGCGAGCCCAGCACCGGCGCGAGCCGGGCGACGCCGGGCACGGAGGTGGCGGCGCGGGCGGCGGCCGCGGTGGCGGGATCCGGGGCAGGGCTTTCGGCCCGATGGGGCCGCGGGGCCTCCGGGGGCGGGGCCGGGAACTCGTCCAGCACCTCCGTCACCCGTATGTCCACCGCCTCCACCAGCAGGCCGAGCCGGTCCGTCGCCGCGTCGAACAGTACGTCGCGCAGCAGGTCCGCCGTCACCGGGAGCGGTTCCTCCAGCGTCGCCCCGCAGTCCGCCGCGATGCGCAGGGGCCCCGGCGGCAGCGCGCTCGGCGGGGGCGGGACCGCGGGCATCCCGGCGGTGTCGGGGTCGGCGGGCCCGATCCGCAGCGCTCCCAGACGCGCGCCGGGGACCTCGGCGGCGGCCCGCCCGAGCACATCGCTCGCCGCGCGTTCGGTGATCCAGGAGCCGTCCTCCCGCTCGCCCAGGGGCAGCAGCCGACCGATCCGCAATTGCTCC encodes the following:
- a CDS encoding response regulator, translated to MTTSVSEKAGILIVDDMEENLIALEAVLGPLDQQLVRARSGEEALKAMLRQDFAVVLLDVLMPGMDGFETAANIKRLDQTKDVPIILLTGTDADSDYAYRGYAIGAADFLIKPFDPWLLRTKVNVFLEMHRKNRRLEARTEQLSDRVEELERTVEGLRKYVEE
- a CDS encoding HAMP domain-containing protein; the encoded protein is MALDPITTDTSPALPVECPENARPSGPARGAETASAAELRSLLAAMNALCDGDFTVRADTSAEGLVGEMAGVFNQLAMRNAHLSGELHRVRREVARQGRLDERITASPGPGAWATNVDAANQLVDALVGPVSNATRVLDAIASGDLTQRVDLHDGNRQLRGDLRRLGRGVNRTVDQLSLFTGELTRIAREVGTEGRLGGRAKVQGLSGDWRMVTEAVNTMASRLTAQVRDIAEVTTAVARGDLTRQVTVEATGELLELKLTVNTMVDQLGAFADEVTRVAREVGTEGELGGRAQVRGVSGVWKDLTDSVNFMASNLTSQVRNIAQVTTAVATGDLSQKITVDARGEILQLKSTINTMVDQLSAFADEVTRVAREVGTEGRLGGRAQVRGVSGVWKDLTQNVNFMADNLTSQVRNIAQVATAVAEGDLSKTITVEAKGEILEVKSTINTMVDRLSSFADEVTRVAREVGTEGNLGGQAQVRGVSGVWRDLTENVNFMALNLTSQVRNIAQVTTAVANGDLSKKITVDARGEILELKDTVNTMVQQLRSFADEVTRVAREVGTEGQLGGRAGVPGVSGVWKDLTDNVNFMASNLTSQVRNIAQVATAVAEGDLSKKIDVDARGEILELKTTINTMVDTLSSFSDEVTRVAREVGSEGRLGGQARVEGVYGTWKRLTTGVNELALNLTTQVRAIAEVASAVAQGDMSGSISVEAQGEVAALKNNVNLMVANLRETTRAKDWLESNLARIASLMQGHRDLVEVADLILSELTPLVNAQFGAFFLSAAGARPGEGLELIAGYGTDQDAVRGDGQTPRTGPRGRGLVAQAAVEKKRILINDVPPDYITIDSGLGSALPASVVILPILYEDQVLGVIELASFSRFSEVHLAFVDRFVNTIGVSINTIIANARTESLLSESQRLTTELRQRSNELQRSNAELEEKAALLATASQYKSEFLANMSHELRTPLNSLLILARLLADNPEDRLSPQEVQFAATIHRSGSDLLQLINDILDLSKIEAGRMDVRPKKLPLVKILDYVNATFRPLAVDRGLSFEIAVGEDVPREMFSDEQRLQQILRNLLSNALKFTSSGGVTLRVERTPGAEFEEEALRAADAVIAFSVTDTGIGIPPEKLPVIFEAFQQSDGTTSRKYGGTGLGLSISREIAGMLGGRIVAKSELGVGSRFTLYVPAHYSGVAPAPDPSDPRATGSTVPAVAPASDETLPDTADHAPSGPSGEADSLVASRLASRAPGGGAGVEAGSEGETEYEGEDQDDGWPGTTRLKEWQRGRPGQVLHGRRILIVDDDIRNVFALTHVLGRVGMTVKYAENGREGLEVLHRNPDVSLVLMDVMMPEMDGYETIRAIRSTPRLADLPILALTAKVMPGDREKAIDSGANGYVSKPVDVDRLMSAILDLLDPDAEVGESGEPGRAGESGSDDATSDGDTAVSGEGVSGKGAAPAETGPPRPRQGER